ATATCGTTCCGGAGAAATGCACGGAGTGCGTCGGACATTTCGACCAGGAACAATGCGCGGCTGTTTGCCCGGTTGATTGCTGCGTGCCTGACCCGAATCATGTGGAAACTGAGGATGTGCTGTTCGCGCGCGCAAAGGAGATCCATCCGGAGCGGGCGTTTGCCGACCTTGCTGCCGCAACATCGCATTTCAGAAAATAATTGCTGTTGAAATTTTTGAAGGTCGGTTCATCCATCGGAAGGACCGACCTTTTTTGTTTACGGTAAGGGCAGCCAACGATGAAGATCGGCGGTTACGAAATTCATTCCATTGAAACCGGACGCTTCGCGCTCGACGGGGGCGCGATGTTCGG
The Bacteroidota bacterium genome window above contains:
- a CDS encoding YfhL family 4Fe-4S dicluster ferredoxin, producing MATMITEECINCGACEPECPNTAIYAGGAQWEFKGAMHDALSNDFYYIVPEKCTECVGHFDQEQCAAVCPVDCCVPDPNHVETEDVLFARAKEIHPERAFADLAAATSHFRK